Proteins co-encoded in one Brassica rapa cultivar Chiifu-401-42 chromosome A02, CAAS_Brap_v3.01, whole genome shotgun sequence genomic window:
- the LOC103853482 gene encoding UDP-glucuronate 4-epimerase 5, whose protein sequence is MSHLDDLPSTPGKYKVVPYGVLHNHRYLRLSKLTLWASLFLALFLFYLVLSPPASPSRRSLNDSSVKYGGSHWEKQVRKSARPRSRGGLTVLVTGAAGFVGTHVSIALRRRGDGVLGLDNFNRYYDPKLKRARQGLLERSGVFVVEGDVNDAVLLRKLFDVVLFTHVMHLAAQAGVRYAMQNPGSYVNSNIAGFVNLLEVSKAASPQPALVWASSSSVYGLNTKVPFSEKDPTDQPASLYAATKKAGEGIAHTYNHIYGLSLTGLRFFTVYGPWGRPDMAYFFFTKDILKGKTITVFESPDKGSVARDFTYIDDIVRGCLGALDTAEKSTGSGGKKKGPAMFRIYNLGNTSPVPVTKLVTILEKLLKMKAKRKIMPLPRNGDVEFTHANITLAQTEIGYKPEVDLETGLKKFVKWYMGFYTGSKKKSSW, encoded by the coding sequence ATGTCTCACCTTGACGATCTTCCTTCCACTCCCGGAAAGTACAAAGTTGTGCCGTACGGGGTTCTCCACAACCACCGCTACCTCCGCCTCTCGAAACTCACGCTCTGGGCTTCTCTCTTCCTCGccctcttcctcttctaccTCGTCTTATCTCCTCCGGCGTCTCCTTCTCGCCGGAGCCTCAACGATTCATCCGTTAAGTACGGCGGCTCTCACTGGGAGAAACAAGTCCGTAAATCCGCTCGTCCGAGGTCTCGCGGCGGCTTAACGGTTCTAGTCACCGGAGCCGCCGGATTCGTGGGTACCCACGTCTCGATCGCGCTACGGAGACGCGGCGACGGGGTCCTGGGTCTCGACAACTTCAACCGATACTACGACCCGAAGCTGAAACGAGCGAGGCAAGGGCTTCTAGAGAGATCAGGAGTCTTCGTCGTCGAAGGAGACGTAAACGACGCCGTTTTGCTAAGGAAGCTCTTCGACGTCGTCCTCTTCACACACGTCATGCATCTCGCCGCTCAAGCCGGTGTGCGTTACGCGATGCAGAACCCGGGCTCGTATGTGAACAGCAACATCGCTGGCTTCGTGAATCTCTTGGAAGTCTCGAAAGCTGCGAGTCCTCAGCCTGCGCTTGTCTGGGCTTCGTCTAGTTCTGTTTACGGTCTCAACACTAAAGTACCCTTCTCCGAGAAAGACCCTACGGATCAGCCGGCGAGTTTATACGCAGCTACGAAGAAAGCTGGTGAAGGAATAGCACATACTTATAACCATATCTACGGTTTATCCTTAACCGGTTTGAGATTCTTCACGGTTTATGGACCTTGGGGTAGACCAGACATGGCCTACTTCTTCTTCACTAAAGATATACTCAAAGGGAAGACGATTACAGTGTTTGAGTCTCCTGATAAAGGTAGTGTTGCTAGGGACTTCACCTACATTGATGATATTGTGAGAGGCTGTTTAGGTGCGCTGGATACTGCTGAGAAGAGTACTGGTAGTGGTGGGAAGAAGAAAGGTCCTGCCATGTTTAGGATTTACAATTTGGGGAATACTTCTCCTGTTCCTGTTACTAAGCTTGTGACGATATTGGAGAAGCTTTTGAAGATGAAAGCTAAGAGGAAGATCATGCCTTTACCGAGGAATGGGGATGTTGAGTTCACTCATGCTAATATCACGTTGGCGCAAACAGAGATTGGTTATAAACCTGAGGTTGATCTTGAGACGGGTTTGAAGAAGTTTGTGAAATGGTACATGGGTTTTTACACAGGCTCGAAGAAGAAGAGTTCTTGGTGA